The following coding sequences lie in one Desulfitibacter alkalitolerans DSM 16504 genomic window:
- a CDS encoding conjugal transfer protein TrbL family protein translates to MEVILVMLIVALLNGSIAYINNLLTDIVPMTLYAEQYMTVVSGVNLAETLFDIIFGFGISLIILKFLKKGFETYVMWTDGDADEEPLYLLTNFFRALAVAICFPTIYGWLGSIVEDMTNKLLIAIRAATSYDWQAWVNGISSLGIVTAIFGLIFIICYFMLYFQFLMRGLEILILRIGVPLACVGLLDNDKGVFKTYINKFFQSTLAVVIQISLAKLGVGLMLNMHIFWGVACMVLAIRTPRFLQDFLITTGGGGTGVINNVYHSVRLVGMAKNLAK, encoded by the coding sequence TTGGAAGTCATTTTAGTAATGCTAATCGTTGCTTTGCTCAACGGCTCTATAGCCTATATCAACAATCTCTTAACCGATATAGTGCCTATGACATTGTATGCCGAACAATATATGACTGTTGTATCCGGTGTAAATCTTGCAGAAACTCTGTTTGACATTATATTTGGATTTGGTATTTCTTTGATTATCTTAAAGTTTCTCAAAAAAGGCTTTGAAACTTATGTAATGTGGACAGACGGTGATGCTGATGAAGAACCTCTATATCTGCTCACCAATTTTTTTAGGGCGTTAGCTGTTGCGATATGCTTTCCTACCATCTATGGATGGCTTGGCAGTATAGTGGAGGATATGACCAATAAACTCTTGATAGCCATTAGAGCAGCAACAAGCTACGATTGGCAGGCATGGGTAAATGGTATTTCTTCATTAGGGATAGTAACAGCAATTTTCGGGCTGATTTTTATTATCTGCTACTTCATGCTGTATTTCCAGTTCCTTATGAGGGGACTGGAAATATTGATTTTGAGGATCGGCGTACCTTTAGCCTGTGTTGGACTTCTTGACAATGATAAAGGTGTTTTTAAAACATATATCAATAAGTTTTTTCAGTCAACACTTGCTGTTGTAATACAAATATCTCTTGCAAAATTAGGCGTAGGACTGATGCTGAATATGCATATCTTTTGGGGAGTTGCTTGTATGGTATTGGCAATCAGGACACCGAGATTCCTGCAAGATTTTCTCATCACAACCGGTGGTGGCGGAACCGGTGTAATTAATAATGTATATCACAGCGTAAGGCTTGTCGGTATGGCGAAAAACCTGGCCAAATAG
- a CDS encoding ParA family protein, with protein MPNKGKQLLTVWGSPGSGKTVSAIKLAKELADQKKNVLLLLCDDICPTLPTIFKSKTPIDVSIGEVLTAPNITQEVILRNCVSFDKNPYISLLGYKAGENPFSYAEYKKDRAVDLLVLLRHIADYVVIDCSSMLTESIISTVALEVADGVLRIGSCDLKSVSYFRSVLPLLSEPKFNVDKHIKVLSNVRPLQDGEEYKNAFGGVSYTLPYVQAIDEQNSSLTLFDSIPGKAAKAYDMVLKVIVKEVFGDE; from the coding sequence ATGCCGAATAAAGGAAAACAATTGTTAACAGTATGGGGGAGTCCAGGAAGTGGGAAAACGGTTAGTGCCATAAAACTGGCAAAAGAGCTTGCAGATCAAAAGAAAAATGTGCTGCTCCTGCTGTGTGATGATATTTGTCCCACACTACCCACAATTTTTAAATCCAAAACGCCGATTGATGTTTCAATCGGTGAGGTATTGACAGCTCCTAACATTACACAGGAAGTCATTTTAAGAAACTGTGTTTCTTTTGATAAGAATCCTTATATTAGTTTGCTGGGGTACAAGGCCGGAGAAAATCCATTTTCCTATGCTGAGTACAAGAAAGACCGAGCAGTTGATCTGTTGGTCCTTCTTCGCCATATTGCTGATTATGTGGTTATAGATTGTTCCAGTATGCTAACTGAAAGTATTATTTCAACAGTAGCCTTGGAAGTGGCTGATGGAGTATTAAGGATTGGAAGCTGTGATTTGAAAAGCGTGTCCTATTTCAGGTCCGTATTGCCACTGCTTAGTGAGCCTAAATTCAATGTAGACAAACATATTAAAGTGCTTTCAAATGTAAGGCCGTTGCAGGATGGCGAAGAATATAAGAATGCTTTTGGCGGTGTTTCCTATACTTTGCCCTATGTACAAGCCATTGATGAACAAAATTCTTCTCTCACACTTTTTGATAGTATACCTGGGAAAGCTGCAAAAGCATATGACATGGTCTTAAAGGTAATCGTAAAGGAGGTGTTTGGCGATGAGTAG
- a CDS encoding prepilin peptidase: MLILIIKGGLFALLLVLAAVWDIRKREIPDAISLLIMITGLLAIDTWDALSGLVMTGLPYFLAAILIHRDDGFSIGGGDIKLMASCGFVLGAPLGAMQSIISLVLAMIAGLCIRLSSESKKLNSIALPLAPFFCVGGIFSYLALLVSAIN; encoded by the coding sequence ATGCTGATTCTGATAATAAAAGGTGGATTGTTTGCCTTGCTACTTGTCTTAGCTGCTGTGTGGGACATACGAAAGCGTGAAATTCCAGATGCTATTTCGTTACTCATAATGATAACAGGATTATTGGCAATTGATACTTGGGATGCACTTTCAGGACTTGTTATGACAGGACTGCCGTATTTTCTTGCGGCAATCCTGATACACAGGGATGACGGCTTTTCAATTGGTGGTGGTGATATAAAGTTGATGGCTTCTTGTGGTTTTGTGCTGGGTGCACCCCTTGGGGCTATGCAAAGCATTATTTCTCTTGTTCTTGCTATGATAGCAGGACTATGTATAAGACTTTCGAGTGAAAGTAAAAAGCTAAACTCAATCGCATTACCTCTTGCACCTTTTTTCTGTGTAGGAGGTATTTTTTCATACTTGGCACTTTTAGTAAGTGCAATCAATTAA
- a CDS encoding CpaF/VirB11 family protein, whose protein sequence is MSRNIGLFYNVAKNKKGFSEVLKEIQEYLSSKYATMIANNPAEQKQQITAFIAKYLTDYRLGVEGMDGEELVERLYTEMAEFSFLTQYLFATNIEEININSWKDVKITYSDGRVLPSTEKFSSPEHAVDVVRRLLHKSGMILDNSQPGVVGHLSNKIRITVLGNPITDADKGVAASIRIVNPQKLRRNDFIKNNTATAQMLDFLSTCLRYGLSMCVTGSTGSGKTTLMSWLLSTVPDEKRIFTIENGCREFDLVKEDERGNVINNVVHTVTRYSEDPKQNIDQEKLLEYALTCNPDVICVGEMKSAEAFAAQEAARTGHAVITTTHANSCTATYHRMVTLCTQKYDINDKTLYNLVTEAFPLVMFIKKLEDNSRKVMEITECEICEDGTRKIHTLFRYHITENTVVDGKVQIKGKYQKVGNISQSLQKRLLENGMPVSLLEKITEGADVA, encoded by the coding sequence ATGAGTAGAAACATCGGCCTGTTCTATAATGTAGCCAAAAACAAAAAGGGATTCTCTGAGGTTCTAAAGGAAATACAGGAATACTTATCAAGTAAATATGCTACCATGATTGCAAATAACCCGGCAGAACAGAAACAACAAATAACAGCATTTATTGCAAAATACCTTACGGATTACAGATTGGGCGTAGAAGGCATGGATGGAGAAGAACTCGTTGAACGCCTGTATACAGAGATGGCAGAGTTCTCTTTTCTAACCCAATATCTTTTTGCAACCAATATTGAGGAGATCAATATCAACAGTTGGAAAGATGTCAAGATAACTTATTCAGATGGAAGGGTTCTCCCTTCCACTGAGAAGTTTAGCAGTCCTGAACACGCCGTTGATGTAGTCCGCAGATTACTTCACAAATCGGGTATGATACTTGATAACTCACAGCCCGGTGTGGTGGGGCATCTTTCCAACAAAATCCGTATTACTGTTTTGGGAAACCCTATCACTGATGCAGATAAGGGTGTGGCTGCTTCAATCCGTATTGTTAATCCTCAAAAACTGAGGAGAAATGATTTTATAAAAAATAATACGGCCACAGCACAAATGTTGGACTTTTTAAGTACCTGTTTGAGATATGGGTTGTCAATGTGTGTAACCGGTAGTACGGGTTCAGGCAAAACCACTTTGATGAGCTGGCTTTTATCTACCGTTCCCGATGAAAAACGTATCTTTACCATTGAGAATGGCTGTCGAGAATTTGACCTTGTAAAAGAGGATGAAAGGGGTAACGTCATCAACAATGTGGTGCATACCGTCACCCGATATTCGGAAGACCCCAAGCAGAATATTGACCAGGAAAAACTTCTGGAGTATGCCCTTACTTGTAACCCTGATGTTATCTGCGTCGGTGAGATGAAATCGGCAGAAGCTTTTGCAGCCCAGGAAGCAGCTCGAACCGGTCATGCCGTTATTACTACAACCCATGCAAACAGTTGTACCGCAACATATCATCGTATGGTAACACTGTGTACCCAGAAATATGATATCAATGATAAGACCTTATATAACCTTGTGACTGAGGCCTTTCCGCTGGTCATGTTTATTAAGAAGTTAGAGGATAACAGCCGTAAAGTCATGGAAATAACAGAGTGTGAGATTTGCGAAGACGGGACACGCAAAATTCACACTCTTTTTCGTTACCATATCACTGAAAATACAGTTGTGGATGGCAAGGTGCAGATTAAGGGTAAATATCAGAAGGTCGGCAATATATCGCAAAGTCTGCAAAAGCGACTTCTTGAAAACGGTATGCCTGTGAGTCTGCTTGAAAAAATCACAGAAGGAGCTGATGTAGCATGA
- a CDS encoding DNA cytosine methyltransferase, with translation MEMTFIDFFSGIGGFRAGLEACGMRCIGHCEIDKFADQSYRAIFDVKEDEWFAKDITAVRPEEIPRADIWTAGFPCQDISVAGSQRGLNGKRSGLFFEVVRLIQGKNAEDKPQWIIFENVKNLLSVNRGWDFTTILYTLATLGYDCQYGLLNSRNYGVPQNRERIYIVAYRHSGNKSPGKIFPLTGSDGKTLIQLIGGMQGQRVYSPEGTSVTLSAQSGGWGGKTGLYFIDLNKNSKITDTARCIKARYNAGITNRGADNSGVYYACARAVLTPNRIEKRQNGPRFKPCGEPSFTLTAQDRHGVMLCDCENCQKRIRIKEATKLGYAEAGCGDTINFAFPNSKTRRGRIGKGVAQTLETGCNQGTAFIGCGRIRRLTPRECWRLQGFSDEMFDKARTINSDNQLYKQAGNSVTVTVVFALGMKILEVKREMEDDGCGR, from the coding sequence ATGGAAATGACCTTCATTGATTTTTTCAGTGGAATTGGCGGTTTTCGGGCAGGCTTGGAAGCTTGTGGGATGAGATGTATCGGACATTGCGAAATAGATAAATTTGCCGATCAAAGCTACCGGGCAATTTTTGATGTAAAGGAGGATGAATGGTTTGCAAAAGATATCACAGCAGTCAGACCAGAAGAAATTCCAAGAGCCGACATCTGGACTGCCGGATTTCCTTGTCAGGATATTTCGGTCGCAGGCAGCCAGCGAGGGCTTAACGGAAAGCGAAGCGGACTCTTTTTTGAAGTTGTTAGACTCATCCAGGGCAAAAATGCCGAAGATAAACCCCAATGGATTATCTTTGAAAATGTTAAAAATCTGTTATCCGTTAATCGAGGATGGGACTTTACAACCATTCTCTATACGCTGGCCACACTCGGCTATGATTGTCAGTACGGACTTCTTAATTCACGCAATTACGGAGTCCCACAAAATCGAGAACGGATCTACATTGTCGCTTATAGACATTCTGGAAACAAAAGTCCCGGAAAAATATTTCCTCTCACCGGAAGCGACGGAAAAACTCTTATCCAACTCATTGGAGGAATGCAGGGACAGAGAGTATACAGTCCCGAAGGTACAAGTGTAACCCTTTCAGCTCAAAGCGGTGGCTGGGGTGGAAAAACAGGGTTGTATTTCATTGACCTAAACAAAAATAGTAAAATAACCGACACGGCTCGCTGTATAAAAGCGAGATATAACGCCGGAATTACCAACCGAGGGGCTGATAATTCCGGCGTTTATTATGCATGTGCGAGAGCTGTCCTGACTCCGAACCGAATAGAAAAAAGGCAAAACGGTCCTCGCTTTAAACCTTGCGGTGAACCGAGTTTTACTTTGACAGCACAAGACCGCCACGGTGTTATGCTCTGTGATTGTGAGAATTGCCAAAAAAGAATCAGAATCAAGGAAGCGACAAAACTGGGGTATGCAGAAGCCGGATGCGGTGACACCATCAACTTTGCTTTTCCTAATAGCAAAACAAGACGAGGGCGAATAGGCAAAGGTGTGGCACAAACGCTGGAAACCGGATGCAACCAAGGAACGGCTTTTATTGGCTGTGGCCGTATCCGCAGATTAACACCGAGAGAATGCTGGCGATTGCAGGGATTTTCTGATGAGATGTTTGATAAAGCAAGGACAATCAACTCTGATAATCAACTGTATAAACAAGCAGGAAACTCAGTAACGGTTACAGTGGTTTTTGCACTTGGGATGAAAATATTGGAAGTTAAACGGGAAATGGAGGATGATGGTTGTGGCAGATAA
- a CDS encoding SpoVG family protein — protein MMNIKTEIKKTFKDNGKLKAVVNLIIDEGFIIKNVRLVNGAKGLFVSMPSGKIKDGSYVEICHPIKSNVREQIEKSVLEAYQAVITSTDSNNEKHE, from the coding sequence ATGATGAACATCAAAACAGAAATCAAAAAGACATTCAAGGACAACGGTAAGTTGAAAGCAGTTGTAAATCTAATTATTGATGAAGGTTTTATCATCAAAAACGTGCGGCTGGTAAATGGAGCAAAGGGGCTTTTTGTATCCATGCCAAGCGGCAAGATTAAAGACGGAAGTTATGTTGAAATATGCCATCCGATCAAATCCAATGTAAGAGAGCAGATAGAAAAAAGCGTATTGGAAGCCTATCAAGCGGTTATTACATCAACAGATAGCAATAACGAAAAGCACGAATAG
- a CDS encoding JAB domain-containing protein, translating into MKKKYDEAYASSFIKGLTRLTGISESKLKKYAAENNLFNVLEHPNIIEPNKQQLEKIYVLNEFISTYKLLKLQEKENKIVLNSSTVAGEYFVSLLGGIKDREKFMAAFLDSGNNIIETRTFSEGSIGEAVVYPRMILKAALDCDCKSIILAHNHPGGSLNPSIQDRDITEKLVSIFAPLQISVVDHIIVANINYHSMAERGSIPHPSPHVSYDAIPLSDRKMAKEEIMGFNADMLNKDDLELDSMYCFEQDGEEEDEWEI; encoded by the coding sequence GTGAAGAAAAAGTATGATGAGGCTTATGCATCCAGTTTCATTAAAGGTTTGACAAGGCTTACAGGGATTTCTGAAAGTAAACTCAAAAAATATGCAGCCGAGAACAATCTCTTTAATGTTTTGGAACACCCCAACATTATTGAGCCTAACAAACAGCAGCTTGAAAAGATCTATGTCTTAAATGAGTTTATATCTACCTATAAACTTCTCAAATTACAGGAGAAGGAGAACAAGATTGTATTAAACTCTTCTACGGTAGCAGGGGAGTATTTTGTTTCTTTATTGGGCGGAATTAAAGACAGAGAGAAGTTCATGGCAGCCTTTTTAGATAGCGGCAACAACATCATCGAAACAAGAACATTTTCTGAGGGAAGTATTGGAGAAGCAGTTGTTTATCCAAGGATGATTCTAAAGGCTGCTCTTGACTGTGACTGCAAATCAATCATTTTAGCTCATAATCACCCTGGGGGAAGCCTAAATCCTTCAATCCAAGACCGAGATATCACAGAAAAGTTGGTATCCATCTTTGCACCACTTCAGATCAGTGTGGTAGACCATATTATCGTTGCAAATATCAATTACCACTCCATGGCCGAGAGGGGAAGCATTCCCCATCCATCCCCTCATGTAAGTTATGACGCAATTCCTTTGAGTGATAGAAAGATGGCCAAAGAAGAAATAATGGGCTTCAATGCTGATATGTTGAACAAAGACGATTTAGAACTGGACAGCATGTATTGCTTTGAACAGGATGGCGAGGAGGAAGATGAATGGGAGATTTGA
- a CDS encoding site-specific integrase — MNLPQYKYIENYDEQQKSRYLDLLPQLGSNIHFDEDTWVCDKRMRSAAEPKNYSNIYFSAVPSAYKELVKYYSLLRLLHGDTVRTIRSRITRLVPFLKFLTAACSAPLLSGCDIWTASRLKEHLDASNLADSTIRDIWCEAGTLFRTMNGFDGVPCKNPFACNPYARAEKLDSKYIPDKVAEKLDGIFRQEEIDLHIRCIYWLLRLIPSRISEVLGMAIDCVKPYNGKFVLFIPTWKQNGGNMEPVLRSVHIEDTGIAGYLLDLLREQQAAAAELQEHLPENKRGCLFTYRRVLHYKNGTASQPGRVQSVYPDVVDYHFKRICEQYGVRDENGKVYNLTSHQFRHNGITDRLEAGFTLEQIADMTGHHGNAMIWNAYSHLDLKPQTILQKQRYVLNEPKPPDNPYILFGGRILHMEEMLEKRLLKNLRAHRVPGGICGDVTGCKSDMWDCLECGHFIPDRDQLSYFEEQAVAWRSKADRFSDFPAIHANALRNADLFEKIAAKLLGGEQDE, encoded by the coding sequence ATGAATCTTCCGCAATACAAATACATTGAAAACTACGACGAGCAGCAAAAGAGCCGGTATCTTGACCTTTTGCCGCAGCTTGGCAGCAATATTCACTTCGATGAGGACACATGGGTGTGTGACAAACGAATGCGAAGTGCGGCGGAGCCGAAGAATTACAGTAACATCTACTTTTCTGCCGTTCCATCCGCTTACAAAGAACTGGTGAAATACTATTCACTCCTGCGGCTGCTGCATGGTGATACGGTCAGAACGATCCGGTCACGGATAACCCGTCTGGTTCCATTCCTGAAGTTCCTGACTGCAGCCTGCTCGGCCCCCCTGCTTTCGGGCTGTGACATATGGACGGCTTCAAGGCTAAAGGAGCATCTGGATGCATCCAACCTGGCGGACAGTACCATACGGGACATCTGGTGCGAGGCTGGCACTCTGTTTCGCACTATGAACGGGTTTGACGGGGTACCCTGCAAAAATCCTTTTGCCTGCAATCCATATGCGCGAGCTGAAAAGCTAGACTCCAAATATATCCCGGATAAGGTGGCTGAAAAGCTGGACGGTATCTTCCGGCAAGAAGAAATAGATCTGCACATCCGGTGTATTTACTGGCTGTTGCGGCTCATTCCTTCCCGGATATCCGAAGTGCTGGGGATGGCAATCGACTGTGTAAAGCCGTACAACGGGAAATTTGTTCTCTTTATTCCAACATGGAAGCAAAACGGAGGCAATATGGAACCGGTCCTGCGTTCTGTCCACATTGAAGATACGGGAATCGCCGGATATCTTCTCGATTTGCTTCGGGAACAGCAGGCAGCGGCGGCAGAATTGCAGGAGCATTTGCCTGAAAACAAACGCGGTTGTCTTTTTACCTATCGGCGGGTGCTTCATTACAAAAATGGCACGGCATCTCAGCCGGGCAGGGTTCAAAGTGTCTATCCTGACGTTGTGGACTACCATTTCAAAAGAATTTGTGAACAGTACGGTGTCCGGGATGAAAATGGGAAGGTCTACAACCTGACATCCCATCAATTCCGCCATAACGGAATCACCGACAGGCTGGAGGCAGGCTTTACGCTGGAACAGATTGCCGACATGACGGGCCACCACGGAAACGCCATGATATGGAATGCATACTCCCATCTGGATTTAAAACCTCAGACTATCCTGCAAAAGCAGCGGTATGTTTTGAATGAGCCTAAGCCGCCGGATAATCCATATATCCTGTTCGGCGGACGAATTCTCCATATGGAGGAAATGCTTGAAAAGAGGCTGCTTAAAAACCTCCGCGCCCACAGGGTTCCGGGAGGCATCTGTGGCGACGTTACCGGATGCAAAAGCGATATGTGGGATTGTCTTGAGTGCGGGCATTTTATCCCGGACAGAGATCAGCTTTCCTATTTCGAGGAACAAGCGGTCGCATGGCGCAGCAAAGCAGACCGTTTCTCGGATTTCCCGGCCATTCACGCCAATGCGTTGAGAAACGCTGATTTATTTGAGAAGATCGCAGCCAAACTGCTGGGAGGTGAGCAAGATGAATAA
- a CDS encoding DUF6262 family protein encodes MNNKVPKELIARQEHQRQTTINTVMRAISELRAEGHRLTIKNLMDYTGLSRSVFGKKHIRAVLVSQGIIASEACEAESTPPESTAKQRMKRKLEENDQQIRRLTEENTALKSECEMLRGKLFLLMQRQSLE; translated from the coding sequence ATGAATAACAAAGTACCCAAGGAGCTTATTGCGCGGCAGGAGCACCAGCGCCAAACCACGATCAATACCGTAATGAGAGCAATTTCAGAGCTTCGAGCCGAAGGGCACAGGCTGACGATTAAAAACCTTATGGATTATACCGGATTGTCCCGTTCTGTTTTCGGCAAAAAGCATATCCGGGCTGTTTTGGTCAGTCAGGGAATTATAGCCTCAGAAGCTTGCGAGGCAGAGAGCACGCCGCCTGAATCCACTGCAAAGCAGCGAATGAAGCGAAAACTTGAGGAAAATGATCAGCAGATTCGTCGGCTTACTGAAGAAAATACCGCTTTGAAAAGTGAATGCGAAATGCTAAGGGGCAAGCTGTTTCTCCTGATGCAGCGGCAGTCGCTGGAGTAA
- a CDS encoding DUF3848 domain-containing protein, with protein sequence MADKEGLIKRIDEELKMFEESVSVAKRDDIFFNDLQVKTAFRNALYNTPLTERMAGLIEKLDNILDRMLDYWEELDFETVKLERNDFYEVTHRFLEQLDYDDRDRQLYERASNEYAEFLENLKGKTPQQIIDAAYEIVMKADILSLLEYHDLDKKQINILLTMQNPLDCIYTEWQHSDYSYMDMLRDSMNSLIDTQEHELTIHNYHFNGKLPAIMEDYYAEYENEEQEIPQEIEEELEQC encoded by the coding sequence GTGGCAGATAAGGAAGGACTTATTAAAAGAATTGATGAGGAACTGAAAATGTTTGAAGAATCAGTCTCCGTAGCAAAGCGCGACGATATATTCTTTAATGATTTGCAAGTAAAAACTGCTTTTAGAAATGCCTTATATAATACGCCACTGACGGAAAGAATGGCAGGACTGATTGAAAAACTGGATAACATTCTGGACCGTATGCTTGACTATTGGGAAGAACTTGATTTTGAAACCGTGAAATTAGAGCGAAATGACTTCTATGAAGTAACTCATCGTTTTCTTGAGCAATTGGACTATGATGACAGAGATCGTCAGCTTTATGAAAGAGCAAGCAACGAATATGCGGAATTTCTTGAAAATCTGAAAGGAAAAACACCACAGCAAATCATTGATGCGGCTTATGAGATTGTGATGAAAGCAGATATTTTGTCTTTGCTTGAATATCACGATTTGGACAAGAAGCAAATCAATATCCTGCTTACCATGCAAAACCCATTGGACTGCATTTATACCGAATGGCAGCACAGCGATTACTCCTATATGGATATGCTTCGTGACAGCATGAATAGTTTGATTGACACGCAGGAGCATGAACTGACAATTCATAATTATCATTTTAACGGTAAACTTCCTGCCATTATGGAGGACTACTATGCCGAGTACGAAAACGAAGAACAGGAGATTCCCCAAGAAATAGAGGAAGAATTAGAACAATGCTGA
- a CDS encoding membrane protein encodes MTLFILIAFVGLIAGFFLILNLSPFEFAENIVKPFQNRKTPIGKRIEAIKNPKPVKGIRKTVRDAKEVLSLMGKEGKFGAICALSFFLMVIGLFASVLMDNFLMVPVASIGLALVPFWYLIFTSHSYKKQMNAEMETALSIITTSYLRNESIITAVQENITYLNPPISNVFQSFLTQAKMINVNVKQALSDMKPKLNHYVFSEWVDAMIACQEDKTLKTTLSPIISKLSDMRIVSAELDYLMYEPLKEFITMALLLVANIPLIYFLNRDWYSVLMNTALGKGILAICAFAILISFAAVIRLTKPIEYKR; translated from the coding sequence ATGACATTATTTATTTTAATTGCCTTTGTAGGTCTGATTGCAGGATTTTTTTTGATTTTAAATTTATCGCCTTTTGAGTTTGCCGAAAATATTGTAAAACCCTTTCAGAACCGCAAAACACCGATTGGAAAGAGAATTGAAGCAATAAAAAATCCAAAGCCTGTTAAGGGAATCAGAAAAACTGTAAGAGATGCCAAAGAGGTTTTATCCCTCATGGGCAAGGAGGGCAAATTCGGAGCAATATGTGCGTTATCCTTTTTTCTCATGGTAATAGGGTTATTTGCTTCTGTTCTCATGGATAACTTTCTAATGGTTCCTGTTGCTTCAATTGGGCTGGCTCTTGTCCCTTTTTGGTATTTAATTTTTACTTCTCATTCCTACAAAAAGCAGATGAATGCAGAAATGGAAACAGCTCTATCAATAATTACCACAAGCTATTTGAGAAATGAGAGTATTATTACTGCTGTTCAGGAGAATATCACCTATCTGAATCCACCAATCTCCAATGTTTTTCAATCATTCTTGACACAGGCAAAAATGATTAATGTTAATGTGAAGCAGGCTCTTTCTGATATGAAACCAAAGCTGAACCATTATGTTTTTAGTGAGTGGGTAGATGCCATGATTGCCTGCCAGGAGGACAAAACACTAAAAACTACATTGTCACCAATCATCTCAAAGCTCTCTGATATGCGAATTGTTTCAGCAGAGCTGGATTATCTGATGTATGAACCGTTGAAAGAGTTTATCACAATGGCTCTGCTTTTGGTGGCAAATATTCCGCTTATTTATTTCTTAAACAGAGACTGGTATTCGGTACTCATGAATACGGCACTTGGTAAGGGAATATTGGCTATATGTGCTTTCGCAATACTTATTTCTTTTGCCGCAGTAATCAGGCTTACCAAACCAATCGAGTATAAGAGGTAG
- the cpaB gene encoding Flp pilus assembly protein CpaB: MNLNIFKNRTVIGLVCIFLSLVICFGLTPLINSGLRAQTEIVRVSSTVKKGEVLTADKLEIVKVGAYNLPDNVIKSKDSAVGKYINADLQKGDYILVSKLSEKPLAEFEYLNDLDGTKVAMSITIKSFAAGLSGKLEAGDIVTLISANYDNLGKATIPPELQYVKVLAATAETGDDKEYVPQKETSGENEEKKLPATITLLVNTEQAKILADLEQKGNVHATLVYRGTNENANKFLAEQDKLFEKKEGTPNTVTNVKQNEQKEEGNADAE, translated from the coding sequence ATGAATTTGAATATTTTTAAAAACCGAACAGTCATCGGACTGGTATGTATTTTCCTTTCTCTTGTCATCTGCTTTGGGCTTACGCCTTTGATTAACAGTGGATTGCGTGCACAAACGGAAATTGTCAGAGTATCATCGACAGTGAAAAAAGGTGAAGTGCTTACTGCTGACAAGCTGGAAATCGTGAAAGTGGGGGCATATAACCTTCCGGACAACGTTATTAAGAGTAAAGATAGTGCCGTCGGAAAATATATCAATGCTGATTTGCAAAAAGGTGACTATATCCTTGTTTCAAAACTATCTGAAAAGCCACTTGCTGAGTTTGAATACTTAAATGACTTGGATGGGACAAAGGTTGCTATGTCCATTACCATCAAGTCTTTTGCTGCTGGTTTGTCAGGCAAATTGGAAGCCGGTGATATCGTAACCCTTATATCTGCAAATTACGATAACTTGGGAAAAGCAACTATTCCACCTGAACTTCAATATGTAAAAGTTCTGGCAGCAACCGCAGAAACAGGTGATGATAAGGAATATGTGCCACAAAAAGAAACCAGCGGTGAAAACGAAGAAAAGAAATTGCCGGCGACTATAACTTTGCTTGTCAATACAGAACAGGCTAAGATACTTGCAGACCTTGAGCAGAAAGGAAACGTTCATGCCACCTTGGTTTACCGTGGTACTAACGAAAATGCCAACAAGTTTTTAGCTGAACAGGACAAACTCTTTGAGAAAAAGGAGGGCACCCCAAACACAGTTACAAACGTCAAACAGAATGAGCAGAAAGAGGAGGGTAACGCTGATGCCGAATAA